In Devosia sp. 1566, a single genomic region encodes these proteins:
- a CDS encoding MerR family transcriptional regulator encodes MNRAEPENRDLFAIADLAREFGISTRAIRFYEAKGLLAPERVGAARIFRRRDRARLILILRGKRLGFSLRDISDYLSLYDADRNEQLHLLAGKVEQRLASLEQQRADLELTIAELREIKQLAEERLHKR; translated from the coding sequence ATGAACCGCGCCGAACCAGAAAACCGCGATCTCTTCGCCATCGCCGATCTCGCGCGCGAATTCGGCATTTCCACGCGCGCCATCCGCTTCTACGAAGCCAAGGGCCTGCTCGCGCCCGAACGCGTCGGCGCCGCTCGCATCTTCCGCCGTCGCGACCGGGCCCGCCTGATCCTGATCCTGCGCGGCAAGCGCCTCGGCTTTTCCCTGCGCGATATCTCTGACTATCTCAGCCTCTACGATGCCGACCGCAACGAGCAGCTGCATCTGCTCGCCGGCAAGGTCGAGCAACGCCTCGCCTCCCTCGAACAACAGCGCGCCGACCTCGAACTCACCATCGCCGAACTGCGCGAAATCAAGCAGCTCGCCGAGGAGCGGCTGCACAAGCGCTGA
- a CDS encoding cisplatin damage response ATP-dependent DNA ligase, translating into MKRFAQLLELLALTPSRNRKIEALTQYFRETPDPDRGFALAVLTGALTFRNVKPALLKDIVLREVDPVLFAMSYDYVGDLGETIALIWPHHGGEGELPSLTDLIELFNTTSKSELPKLIAALLTRAGINERWAVVKLATGALRIGVSARLAKTALAEMSGVPLQEIEEVWHGLQVPYTELFAWLSGEAERPDIDHAARFHPLMLSNPIDEEKDLTRFQPEDFSAEWKWDGIRVQLVLGPGTASLFSRTGDDIAAAFPDIVENVNGQAVLDGELLVGRDFEAGSFNDLQQRLNKKVASAKHLKESPAFIRVYDILFDGREDIRGLPWTERRARLERWLEANPQTRLDLSPVLPFTDWEDLAQQRREGADQHGHEGVMLKLRTSPYLPGRPKGYWFKWKRDPNVVDAILMYAQRGHGKRSSFYSDYTFGVWKGNEIVPIGKAYFGFTDEELKQLDKWIRTNTLQSFGPVREVRKELVFEVAFDSAQESTRHKSGVALRFPRINRIRWDKPASEAATLEDMAVFIEAT; encoded by the coding sequence ATGAAGCGCTTTGCCCAATTGCTGGAACTGCTGGCGCTGACGCCCTCGCGCAATCGCAAGATCGAGGCGCTGACGCAGTATTTCCGGGAAACCCCCGACCCTGATCGCGGCTTTGCGCTGGCAGTGCTGACGGGGGCGCTGACCTTTCGCAATGTGAAGCCGGCGCTGCTCAAGGACATCGTGCTGCGCGAAGTCGATCCCGTGCTGTTCGCCATGAGCTACGATTATGTCGGGGATCTGGGGGAAACCATCGCGCTGATCTGGCCCCATCATGGCGGCGAGGGCGAGTTGCCGTCGCTCACCGACCTGATCGAATTGTTCAACACCACCTCCAAGAGCGAATTGCCCAAGCTGATCGCGGCGCTGCTGACGCGGGCGGGGATCAATGAGCGCTGGGCGGTGGTGAAGCTTGCGACGGGAGCGCTGCGGATCGGGGTGTCGGCGCGGCTGGCCAAGACAGCTCTTGCCGAAATGAGCGGGGTGCCGCTGCAGGAAATCGAGGAAGTCTGGCACGGGCTGCAGGTGCCCTATACCGAGCTCTTTGCCTGGCTGAGCGGGGAGGCCGAACGGCCCGATATCGATCATGCCGCGCGGTTCCACCCGCTGATGCTGAGCAATCCGATCGATGAGGAAAAGGATCTGACCCGCTTCCAGCCCGAGGATTTTTCGGCGGAGTGGAAGTGGGACGGCATCCGCGTGCAACTGGTGCTGGGCCCGGGCACGGCATCGCTGTTTTCGCGCACTGGCGACGATATTGCGGCCGCCTTTCCCGACATCGTGGAGAATGTGAACGGGCAGGCGGTGCTGGACGGGGAATTGCTGGTGGGGCGCGATTTCGAGGCGGGCTCGTTCAACGATTTGCAGCAGCGGCTCAACAAGAAAGTGGCGAGCGCCAAGCACCTCAAGGAATCGCCGGCCTTTATCCGCGTCTACGATATCCTGTTCGATGGGCGCGAGGACATTAGGGGGCTGCCCTGGACCGAGCGGCGGGCACGGCTGGAGCGGTGGCTCGAGGCCAACCCGCAAACGCGGCTGGATTTGTCGCCGGTGCTGCCGTTCACCGACTGGGAGGACCTGGCGCAGCAAAGGCGCGAAGGGGCGGACCAGCACGGCCATGAAGGCGTGATGCTCAAGCTCAGGACCTCGCCCTATCTGCCGGGGCGACCAAAGGGCTATTGGTTCAAGTGGAAGCGCGATCCCAATGTGGTCGATGCCATTCTGATGTACGCCCAGCGCGGGCACGGCAAGCGCTCTTCGTTTTATTCGGACTACACATTCGGGGTGTGGAAAGGCAATGAGATCGTGCCGATCGGCAAGGCCTATTTCGGGTTCACCGACGAGGAACTCAAACAACTCGACAAGTGGATCCGCACCAATACGCTGCAAAGCTTCGGGCCAGTGCGCGAGGTGCGTAAGGAGCTGGTGTTCGAGGTGGCGTTCGACTCGGCGCAGGAATCGACGCGGCACAAATCGGGGGTGGCGCTGCGGTTTCCGCGCATCAACCGCATTCGCTGGGACAAGCCGGCAAGCGAAGCGGCGACACTTGAAGATATGGCGGTGTTTATCGAGGCGACTTGA
- a CDS encoding ligase-associated DNA damage response exonuclease: MPQILDKNLHLRAIDAFIDPSTPKARAIITHGHADHARAGHGAVLATPDTIAIMKVRYGEDCADQFQALPFGEPLVVDDIRITFYPAGHILGSAQVLIEQDGQRVVVTGDYKRLADRTAQPYELVPCDLLVTEATFGLPVFQHPKPQTEIGRLLNSVRKNPERAHLIGCYALGKAQRVIGLLRDAGYDAPIYLHGAMIRLCALYEELGVPLGDLRPATGVAKAELAGAIVIAPPSAIRDRWSRRFPDPVTCQASGWMSVKQRARQALVELPLVISDHCDWGELGQTIHETEAQTVWVTHGREDALVYWCRQQGLEAEPLNIQGFEDDGGEGEE; this comes from the coding sequence ATGCCGCAGATCCTCGACAAGAACCTCCATCTTCGGGCCATCGATGCCTTTATCGATCCGTCCACGCCCAAGGCGCGGGCGATCATTACCCATGGCCATGCCGACCATGCGCGAGCGGGGCATGGAGCGGTGCTGGCCACGCCCGACACGATCGCCATCATGAAGGTGCGCTATGGCGAGGATTGCGCGGACCAGTTCCAGGCGCTGCCTTTTGGCGAGCCGCTTGTGGTCGACGACATCAGGATCACCTTTTATCCGGCAGGGCACATCCTGGGGAGCGCGCAGGTGCTGATCGAGCAGGATGGACAGCGCGTGGTGGTGACGGGGGACTATAAGCGGCTCGCCGATCGGACGGCGCAGCCTTATGAGTTGGTGCCCTGCGACCTGCTGGTGACGGAGGCGACCTTCGGGCTGCCGGTGTTCCAGCATCCCAAGCCGCAAACCGAGATCGGGCGGCTGCTCAATTCGGTGCGCAAGAACCCCGAGCGGGCGCATCTGATCGGCTGCTATGCCTTGGGCAAGGCGCAGCGGGTGATCGGGCTGCTGCGCGATGCTGGCTATGACGCGCCGATCTATCTGCATGGGGCGATGATCCGGCTTTGTGCACTCTATGAAGAGCTTGGCGTGCCACTGGGGGATCTGCGCCCGGCAACGGGCGTGGCCAAGGCGGAGCTGGCCGGCGCGATCGTGATTGCGCCGCCTTCGGCCATTCGCGACCGCTGGAGCCGGCGCTTTCCCGATCCTGTGACCTGCCAGGCTTCAGGCTGGATGAGCGTCAAGCAGCGGGCGCGTCAGGCGCTGGTGGAATTGCCGCTGGTGATTTCGGACCATTGCGACTGGGGCGAGCTGGGTCAGACCATCCACGAGACCGAAGCGCAGACCGTGTGGGTGACGCATGGTCGCGAGGATGCGCTGGTGTATTGGTGCCGCCAGCAGGGGCTGGAGGCCGAGCCGCTCAACATCCAGGGCTTTGAGGATGATGGCGGGGAGGGCGAGGAATGA
- a CDS encoding UvrB/UvrC motif-containing protein, with protein MSSRSNHQRLLALEAQMQAAAEAMDFEEAARLRNEIARLKGEGGAPGEEGEGTVTVGQPPPGAMGLGTHVPVRQPPKGWVKPKKPDLLTKNVKPRGGS; from the coding sequence ATGTCATCACGATCCAATCACCAGCGGCTGTTGGCGCTGGAAGCGCAGATGCAGGCGGCAGCGGAAGCGATGGACTTCGAGGAAGCCGCTCGGCTGCGCAATGAGATTGCCCGGCTCAAGGGAGAGGGTGGTGCTCCGGGCGAGGAGGGCGAGGGCACGGTTACCGTGGGACAGCCGCCGCCGGGCGCGATGGGCCTGGGGACGCATGTGCCGGTGCGCCAGCCACCCAAAGGCTGGGTGAAGCCGAAAAAGCCGGATCTGTTGACCAAGAACGTCAAGCCGCGGGGCGGGAGTTAG
- a CDS encoding long-chain fatty acid--CoA ligase: protein MDMVNPEPGPLRPWIANYPEGIRWDITIDTRPVHEQVLAGCAKNPSAVALDFLGGTTSFGELAKSIIALAGALQHQFGIGKGSRVALMLPNTPFYPIAYYAVLRAGGTVVNCNPLYTVPELSHIMANAGAELMITLDLKQIFDKAEALAASGHVKSLVVCHFPEALPLAKRVLYSIAKRKDLADLKRSPARDRITTLNKLLARRETPDAVVIDPERDIAVQQYTGGTTGLPKGALLTHANISANMSQIDKWGCELFYPPSKVVAVLPFFHIFAMTACMNVPLCNGTPVIMLPRFELKALLDLFTRTKANVLPAVPTLLAALGRSSPVKPEQLASLQVAISGGAPLSNEVRAQFSTKSKALLAEGYGLTEASPVVCCAALRVPSKPMSIGMPLPATDIRFVDVDSGELVGPGVDGELQVKGPQVMVGYYNDPEADAQAFSDGWLRTGDVGHIDEDGYVFLVDRIKDLVICSGFNVYPRVIEEALLTHPAVEETSVIGAPDPYRGEAPVAFVKLQSGQTATEAELKHFLTDRLNKIELPREIIFKDELPKTLIGKLSKKELRAEYAKSHPGSASK, encoded by the coding sequence ATGGATATGGTCAATCCCGAGCCGGGACCGCTTCGCCCCTGGATTGCCAATTATCCCGAGGGCATCCGCTGGGATATCACCATCGATACCCGCCCCGTCCATGAACAGGTGCTGGCCGGCTGCGCCAAGAACCCTTCCGCCGTCGCGCTCGACTTCCTGGGGGGCACCACCAGTTTCGGCGAACTGGCCAAAAGCATCATCGCCCTGGCTGGCGCCTTGCAGCACCAGTTCGGCATCGGCAAGGGCAGTCGCGTCGCGCTGATGCTGCCCAACACGCCCTTTTATCCCATCGCCTATTACGCCGTGCTGCGCGCCGGCGGCACCGTGGTCAACTGCAACCCGCTTTATACGGTCCCCGAGCTCAGCCACATCATGGCCAATGCCGGCGCCGAGCTGATGATCACGCTCGATCTCAAGCAGATCTTTGACAAGGCCGAGGCCCTCGCCGCATCGGGCCACGTCAAATCGCTGGTCGTCTGCCACTTCCCCGAAGCGCTGCCGCTCGCCAAGCGCGTCCTCTATTCGATCGCCAAGCGCAAGGACCTGGCCGACCTCAAGCGCTCCCCTGCGCGCGATCGCATCACCACGCTCAACAAACTGCTTGCCCGCCGCGAAACCCCGGACGCGGTGGTCATCGACCCCGAGCGCGACATTGCCGTCCAGCAATATACCGGCGGCACCACCGGCCTGCCCAAGGGCGCACTCCTGACCCACGCCAATATCTCGGCCAATATGAGCCAGATCGACAAATGGGGCTGCGAGCTGTTCTACCCGCCCTCCAAGGTCGTAGCCGTCCTGCCCTTTTTCCACATCTTCGCCATGACGGCCTGCATGAACGTGCCCCTCTGCAACGGCACCCCAGTCATCATGCTGCCCCGCTTCGAGCTCAAGGCGCTGCTGGACCTCTTCACCCGCACCAAGGCCAATGTCCTGCCCGCGGTACCGACGCTGCTGGCGGCCCTCGGGCGCTCCTCTCCCGTCAAGCCCGAACAGCTGGCAAGCCTGCAGGTCGCCATTTCCGGCGGCGCCCCGCTCAGCAACGAAGTGCGCGCGCAATTTTCCACCAAGTCCAAGGCCCTCCTGGCCGAAGGCTACGGTCTCACGGAGGCCTCGCCCGTCGTGTGCTGCGCCGCGCTGCGCGTTCCCTCCAAGCCCATGAGCATCGGCATGCCGCTGCCCGCCACCGATATCCGCTTTGTCGATGTCGATAGCGGCGAGCTCGTGGGCCCCGGGGTCGATGGTGAATTGCAGGTCAAGGGCCCCCAGGTCATGGTCGGCTATTACAATGACCCCGAAGCGGACGCGCAGGCCTTCAGCGATGGCTGGCTGCGCACCGGCGATGTCGGCCATATCGATGAAGACGGCTATGTGTTCCTCGTGGACCGCATCAAGGACCTCGTCATCTGCTCGGGCTTCAATGTGTATCCGCGGGTCATCGAGGAAGCCCTGCTCACTCATCCCGCGGTCGAGGAAACCAGCGTCATCGGCGCCCCGGACCCTTATCGCGGCGAGGCCCCTGTCGCCTTCGTCAAGCTCCAGTCCGGCCAAACCGCGACCGAAGCCGAGCTCAAGCACTTCCTCACCGATCGCCTCAACAAGATCGAGCTGCCGCGCGAGATCATCTTCAAGGATGAATTGCCCAAAACCCTGATCGGCAAGCTTTCCAAGAAGGAACTGCGCGCCGAATACGCCAAAAGCCATCCCGGGTCGGCGAGCAAATGA
- a CDS encoding exopolysaccharide biosynthesis protein — MSQAEGSLERLVRKVEARAAAGEAVSIGALRNVAGAQAAGPMLLLPALIVVSPLSIIPGVPSLVGLNTVLVAGQLMLGRNRIWLPGWLARRSLAPKHVGKLLSFLYPVSRMADGVVRRRWLVLTGTWARRLGAGVCVLMGAIMPLLEFIPLSSTIAASVIAIFALALSARDGLLTLVWWGCLAVLVALGLWLAPQAIGLVFGVDVPDLVPPLEGTPLEILDPLLPGGDGSETP, encoded by the coding sequence ATGTCGCAGGCTGAAGGCTCGCTGGAGCGGCTGGTGCGCAAGGTGGAAGCGCGGGCCGCCGCCGGTGAAGCGGTGTCGATCGGCGCCTTGCGCAATGTCGCTGGAGCGCAGGCGGCGGGGCCGATGCTGCTGCTGCCGGCGCTGATCGTGGTCTCGCCGCTCAGCATCATTCCGGGCGTGCCCTCGCTGGTAGGGCTCAACACGGTGCTGGTCGCGGGGCAGCTGATGCTGGGGCGCAACCGTATCTGGCTGCCGGGCTGGCTGGCGCGGCGTTCGCTGGCGCCCAAGCATGTGGGCAAGCTGCTGAGCTTTTTGTATCCGGTGAGCCGGATGGCGGACGGGGTGGTGCGGCGGCGCTGGCTGGTGTTGACCGGTACCTGGGCCCGACGACTGGGGGCGGGGGTGTGCGTGCTGATGGGCGCGATCATGCCGCTGCTGGAGTTCATCCCGCTGTCCTCGACCATCGCCGCTTCGGTGATCGCCATCTTTGCGCTGGCGCTGTCGGCGCGCGACGGTTTGCTGACGCTGGTCTGGTGGGGGTGCCTTGCCGTGCTGGTGGCGCTGGGGCTGTGGCTCGCGCCACAGGCGATCGGGCTGGTGTTCGGGGTGGACGTGCCCGATCTTGTACCGCCGCTCGAAGGCACACCGCTCGAGATCCTCGATCCGCTGCTGCCGGGGGGAGACGGCTCGGAGACGCCCTGA
- a CDS encoding acyl-CoA dehydrogenase has protein sequence MALLLIVLSLVAIAVLAIREAPLWQWGVAALVIGLMSGIDLEVGYRLTGAGLVLALLPGIVLLLLSLAPIRKAVVMRPLYGLVKSMLPRVSRTEQEALDAGTVGWDAELFSGRPDWNKLTAIRPLTLSVEEQAFLDGPTEQVCSMINDWEARHNLADLSPEVWQFLKDNRFFGMLIAKEHGGLGFSAQAQSMIVSKIASRSVAAGITVMVPNSLGPGELLEKYGTPEQKERYLRRLATGLEVPCFALTGVHSGSDAGGMRDIGVVTKGMHEGREVLGVRLSWDKRYITLAPVATLLGLAFILKDPENLLGKGEHIGITLALVPSDHLGVEIGRRHYPSRQAFMNGPTTGKDVFIPLDFLIGGTAYAGQGWRMLMECLSTGRAISLPAIGTISIKQSLRVTSAYARIRRQFGMPVGAMEGVAEPLGRMVKNAYTYEASRRLTASMVDEGQRPAVISALLKYRTTEAMRDTIDDAFDIHGGRAIQDGPSNYLFGAYMATPVAITVEGANILTRTLMTFAQGVLRAHPFLYREIQAVQNPDRPQGLGQFDRAFGGHTSFMLRNIVASFLHGMTNGAFASSPAEHEAGRWYRQLHRYSQCFALVADWTTVSLGGALKAKQQLSGRMADILSELYLMSAVLKRFEDEGRLAEDRGLVDAIMADRIAALEGKFGEVFANFPNRVMANALRVLCFPLGRHARPAADRVNNRYARAVLQPGQFRDRMTTGAYVSMDPDDVTGVLEDALLKVTEAEEIEARFVKAARKGVIERRLDRDAIADAVAAGVLNDNEAGIMRAADAATERAVRVDDFDPDKLAAEPARRAAE, from the coding sequence GTGGCGTTGTTGCTGATTGTGCTGTCCCTGGTCGCCATCGCCGTGCTGGCCATCCGCGAAGCGCCGCTCTGGCAATGGGGCGTGGCGGCCCTCGTGATCGGGCTGATGTCGGGCATCGATCTCGAAGTCGGTTATCGGCTGACGGGCGCGGGGCTGGTGCTGGCGCTGCTGCCCGGGATCGTGCTGCTGCTGTTGAGCCTGGCGCCGATCCGCAAGGCCGTGGTGATGCGCCCGCTTTATGGGCTGGTCAAATCCATGTTGCCGCGCGTCTCGCGTACCGAGCAGGAAGCGCTCGATGCCGGCACTGTCGGGTGGGATGCGGAGCTGTTTTCGGGGCGGCCGGACTGGAACAAGCTGACCGCCATCCGCCCACTGACCCTGAGCGTGGAAGAGCAGGCATTTCTGGATGGGCCCACCGAGCAGGTGTGCTCGATGATCAATGACTGGGAAGCGCGGCACAATCTAGCGGATCTGTCGCCCGAGGTGTGGCAGTTCCTCAAGGACAACCGGTTCTTTGGCATGCTGATCGCCAAGGAGCATGGTGGCCTTGGGTTTTCGGCGCAGGCGCAATCCATGATCGTGTCCAAGATCGCCAGCCGCTCGGTGGCGGCGGGGATCACGGTGATGGTGCCCAATTCGCTGGGGCCGGGCGAGTTGCTGGAAAAATATGGCACGCCTGAGCAGAAGGAGCGCTATCTCCGGCGGCTGGCGACGGGGCTCGAAGTGCCGTGCTTTGCGCTGACGGGCGTGCATTCGGGCTCCGATGCCGGGGGGATGCGCGATATCGGCGTCGTCACCAAGGGCATGCATGAGGGGCGCGAAGTGTTGGGGGTGCGCCTGTCCTGGGACAAGCGCTATATTACGCTCGCGCCCGTAGCAACGCTGCTGGGCCTCGCTTTCATCCTCAAGGATCCCGAGAACCTGCTAGGGAAGGGCGAGCATATCGGCATCACGCTGGCGCTGGTGCCTTCGGACCACCTCGGGGTGGAGATCGGGCGGCGCCATTATCCCTCGCGGCAGGCCTTCATGAACGGGCCGACCACGGGCAAGGACGTGTTTATTCCGCTCGATTTCCTGATCGGGGGCACGGCCTATGCCGGGCAAGGCTGGCGCATGCTGATGGAATGCCTGTCCACGGGGCGGGCGATCTCGCTGCCGGCCATTGGCACGATCTCGATCAAGCAAAGCCTGCGGGTGACCTCCGCCTATGCGCGCATTCGGCGCCAGTTCGGCATGCCGGTGGGCGCGATGGAAGGGGTGGCCGAGCCGCTGGGGCGGATGGTCAAGAACGCCTATACCTATGAAGCCTCGCGGCGGCTGACAGCCTCCATGGTGGATGAAGGCCAGCGGCCGGCGGTGATTTCGGCGCTGCTGAAATATCGGACCACCGAGGCGATGCGCGACACCATCGATGATGCCTTCGATATTCACGGGGGCCGGGCGATCCAGGACGGGCCGAGCAACTATTTGTTTGGCGCCTATATGGCGACGCCGGTCGCCATCACCGTCGAAGGGGCCAATATCCTGACCCGCACGCTGATGACGTTCGCACAAGGCGTGCTACGGGCGCATCCGTTCCTGTATCGCGAAATCCAGGCGGTGCAGAACCCCGATCGGCCGCAGGGGCTCGGGCAGTTCGACCGGGCTTTTGGCGGGCATACCAGCTTCATGCTGCGCAATATTGTGGCGAGTTTCCTCCATGGGATGACGAACGGGGCCTTTGCTTCGAGCCCGGCCGAGCATGAGGCGGGTCGCTGGTATCGGCAGCTGCATCGCTACAGCCAGTGCTTTGCGCTGGTGGCGGACTGGACCACGGTGTCGCTGGGTGGCGCGCTCAAGGCCAAGCAGCAGCTGTCGGGCCGCATGGCCGATATTTTGAGCGAGCTTTACCTGATGTCAGCGGTGCTCAAGCGCTTCGAGGATGAGGGGCGGCTGGCCGAAGATCGGGGACTGGTGGATGCGATCATGGCGGATCGCATTGCTGCCCTTGAGGGCAAGTTCGGCGAGGTATTCGCCAATTTCCCCAATCGGGTCATGGCTAATGCGCTGCGGGTATTGTGCTTTCCGCTGGGGCGGCATGCCCGCCCGGCAGCGGATCGGGTGAACAACCGGTATGCCCGCGCCGTGCTGCAGCCCGGCCAGTTCCGCGACCGCATGACCACGGGCGCCTATGTGTCGATGGACCCCGATGATGTCACGGGCGTGCTGGAAGATGCGCTGCTTAAGGTCACCGAGGCCGAGGAGATCGAGGCGCGGTTCGTCAAGGCCGCCCGCAAGGGGGTGATTGAGCGCCGGCTCGACCGCGACGCCATTGCCGATGCGGTAGCGGCGGGCGTTCTCAACGACAATGAAGCGGGTATCATGCGTGCAGCCGACGCGGCGACGGAACGCGCGGTGCGGGTTGATGATTTCGATCCCGACAAATTGGCGGCTGAACCGGCGCGGAGGGCAGCGGAATGA
- a CDS encoding Txe/YoeB family addiction module toxin: MRLLFTEPGWDDYQYWQANDPDTLAKVNELIKDCRRSPFSGIGKPEPLKGNYKGWWSRRVTQEHRLVYRVEADVLWINQCRFHYDRR; encoded by the coding sequence ATGAGGCTCCTCTTCACCGAGCCGGGTTGGGATGACTATCAGTATTGGCAGGCCAATGATCCAGATACGCTGGCCAAGGTCAACGAGCTGATCAAAGATTGCCGCCGCTCGCCATTTTCAGGCATCGGCAAACCCGAGCCCCTAAAGGGCAACTACAAGGGCTGGTGGTCACGCCGCGTCACCCAGGAGCACCGACTGGTCTACCGCGTCGAGGCCGACGTCTTGTGGATCAACCAGTGCCGCTTCCACTACGACCGGCGCTGA
- a CDS encoding type II toxin-antitoxin system Phd/YefM family antitoxin has product MRAKSISDFRKNIAADIDAVVTDLEPLIVTRNGGKPPVVVMSLEEFESWKETIHLSSTQANADRLAQGNADFEAGRGISTDWPE; this is encoded by the coding sequence ATGCGCGCCAAATCCATTTCCGATTTCCGCAAAAACATCGCCGCCGACATTGATGCAGTGGTGACCGACCTCGAGCCCTTGATCGTCACCCGCAACGGCGGCAAGCCGCCGGTCGTGGTCATGTCACTGGAGGAATTTGAATCCTGGAAGGAAACTATTCACCTTTCCAGCACCCAGGCTAATGCCGATCGGCTGGCCCAGGGGAATGCCGATTTCGAAGCGGGCCGCGGCATCAGTACCGACTGGCCTGAATGA